In the genome of Fusarium keratoplasticum isolate Fu6.1 chromosome 13, whole genome shotgun sequence, the window tcatggtgatgatagGAGTTCGTACTCACTGTTCATTTAGCAATGGGACCTGAGCTAACTAAGTGGACTCAGAGTTTTCTAAGCCAAATCATCGCCGGATACATGTCGGCCGACGGCAACTGGAGGCTATGCTACTGGGTCCTCTTTGCATTCGAGGCCGTACTGTTCATCTACTTCTGCTTGTTTTTCGAGGAAACCAAGTATATCCCTTGCATCGAGGCTAGACGCCCAGAGACGGCAAAAGTCAAACCAACTTCAAGCAGCAACAAAGACAAGGGGTCAGCATGCAAGAACCATGAGGCAGGCCAAGGCTCGCCCATCATGCCTCAAGTCTCAGACGCTGGGACTCATCGTATCGACCCCAGCATCCCCCTGCTCACTTGGCGACAGCGAATGCGCCTCGTCACGAAAACGGATCAGAGCCTGTTGAGCATTGCGTGGCAATCGGTTGTCATCATGTACCGATTCCCAGCAGTCATGTACACGGCCCTCACGTACGCTTTCACCGTTGGTTGGATCACAGCCCAAGCTTCGCTCATCTCGATTGTGTTTACGCAACCGCCCTATAACTTTGGTAccgttggcgttggcaacATGAACCTGGGCATCTTTGTCGGTTGTATCCTGGGGTCGATATATGCTGCGCTTTCTGATCGGACTGTGATTTGGTTTGCGCGAAGAAACTATGGCTATTATGAGCCTGAGATGCGCCTTCAGCTTAATCACCTCCCTGCTCTCTGTCTGGGTGGTGGATTCATCATGTTTGGGGTGACAGCGACCAAGGTACATCATACCCCCTCGATTTCTTCTCTCTTGTACCAGTGCTGATGACACAGGGCATGCATTGGATCTTTCCTAGTGTCGGAAGTGCCATATTTGGTTTCGGGATTGGTGGTCTCGGTGACGTCGCTCTTTGCGTCTTAATCGATAGCTACGAAGCTGTGAGTGTCCCTTATCTCCTAATGCCATGCGTCGGTGCTGATTCGCTTTAGGTAACTGGCGAGGCTTTCATTGGAGTAGCTTTCATTCGGAACTGCTTCAGCATCGCTATCTCCTTCGCCACGGTCCCGTGGCTGGATGCCCAAGGCTTACAGAACATGTGTATTGTAATGGGTGTTTTGGCTATGGTAACGGGCTTTCTTCACATCCCCTTGCTCATGTGGGGGAAGAAGATTCGCGAGAGGACGGCTGAAAGTTACGAGAAGTTGATCAAAGAAAGGGAAGGTTCTCATCTTTGAAGGGCATTGTGGATTCAGTCTGCTCACAGCTCGGGGAGGAACAACTAAATGACGTTGAAATAGATTGTAACATAGGATGAATCTGGAAAACATCCAAGTCCCTTCAGATTGCGCGACATGGGGGAGGTTGTGAATTATGACAGTGCCTCGGTAGACCGTGTGTGCAGCCTTTCTCGCAAATAAGGGACTAACCTAACGTCACCTTGAGTTTGAATGGGCCTGGGCAGTTTTAAAAAACCGCGACTGCTTTCATGTGCTAGGTAGTGTCCCTCCTGGCGACTGGGTTGCtgatcttggagatggcaagCGCATATAGTCAGTATATAGCCACCAAGCTACAAGAAACATCCGTTTCAGTATAAATGGCTAACGAAAGCATGAGTCAGTTCTTGACCACTAAATAATCTATCTCAATCAAGACACTAAGTGCTTTGTCGAGACATTGGCGACCGACGAAGCTGTTGATAAAGTTAAAGTTGGGGTCTTTAGGGTTGCCATCAGGGTACAGGAACGTCGATGCCACCTGTCGTAGCTTAACAATCTATCGTAATATCAGCTTACACTCTAAAAATGATTCAAGTGTGTAGAGAAACTCTTACCATAGATTGGCCATTTGACTCCAAATCAGCACCAGAGAGGCATGTCAGGACACCTACCAACATTTCTCCTATTGATGCCTTGATGGACCATAGATGTGCGCTGACTGCTTCATCAATTGGTACATAATAACCCTCACCCTCTCTTGCCAGTTCCCGAGATCGATTTTGCCATCTATCCAAGCAGACTTCTAGCATCACGGACTGCAGATAGATTGCAGTCATGTAGAGATTTGCCGACATGGAATGGAATGGATGATTTTGTTGGAAGACCGCTGTTGGGTGGTCATCTGAGTGTCGTGCTTCTCCACCACCTAGTGGTAGGCTGAGGGGCTCAGGGAGTTGATCCACGACAGTGTTGAGCCTCTGAATGACTTGGAGAAGCGAATCAAGCATTGGAAACGCTGATAGGATCTCTATTTGATTCGAGTATGATTCAACCCTGGGTAAAACGCGAGCGGCGACCCCACCATGTGAGAGAATATGAGGTGCTGAGGTGCTTGGGAAGAACTCATCCAAGTGATCCAAGACAGAAAGGTAGAGCTTCACAAGTGCGACATACCCAGAGATCAGAGGTGTGCCCCCAGCAGAGTGAGCACTCTCGCCGCAGAGCTGCTCATCGCTAAGCTCTTTGGGCAGCAGAAACTCCCAATCTGTCTGCCGTGGACAAAAATGAAGACCATATGGGGGAATCAAGTCGTTGACTCGGCTATGCCTGGTTCTTTTCAGTCAGAATGTAGCAGATACGGTTTCACGGAGCGAACTTACACCTGAGCAATAAAGAGCAGCCAGAAGACACGCTTGCGCAGCTCAATGTCGACAATGTCCAACCCTCTGTATGCATCACGCTTGTATAGCTCCAGGTCGCGGCAGCACGGGACCGCTTCATTGAGCCATACATAGCCTGCGTGGTTTCTTCCGGCGTAGAGAAAGGCGACCGCTGTTAGAATTGTGACCCTAAGCCTTTCAAAGGAAGGCTTATCTTGCCATGACGGCAGTGTTGCCATGTAACTACAggtgatgagatgagaggcCCTCTCGACGACCTGCGCCGCATTGTGATAGCCCACAATGCCATAACTAGAGAGGTTTCGAGGCAGTGAGGCAACGGTGATGGCACAAAGAGCCACACAGAGGCGAAAAAAGGCCGGGTCAGTTTCCAAGTCGCGACTTGCGAGCTGAGCCTTGAACCGTGGTAGGTGTATGAAAGGGACGAGAGGGTAGACCCGGGAAAGAAAGTCATCGATGACAGTAAGAAATACGGGCTCAGGGAGAAAATGAGCTATACCAATCGGTCCAATTGGTAGTGGTAGTGGTAGTGGCAACGGTTGTTGGTCAGGATGCGACAATGGTGACAAAGAGAGAGCGGCGCGCTGTTTTGCTTCTGCAATATGCCTAGGTAGGGTCAATGAGTCAATCAATTCAACTCGGACAGGGCGATTGGATGGACATACCGGCTCGGAGGTCCTCGAGGCTTACGGCTTGTCAAAAAGGTACAGGGCACATCGTGTCGAAGGCATCGAAGACAAGCAGCTGAAGAATTGGCAGGGAACAAGCACTGTacgagatgaaggatgaagGTCAGCATGTAAGACAAGGAAGGACCATGCCCAAGGTCTCTAAGAGCCCCTGAGAGGGGACGAAGTTAGTGCGTGACCTGCTTACCTGTATTCGCCGACTGCGGCACACATCACAGGCCCGTCGTGCAATCTTGCGGGTCTTGCCCGCTGCTCGACGTTCTATCGCCTCCTTTCTGGGCATGATAGACTGATCTATACTCTCTGTAGGGAACTGGTCAATGGTAGAAGATGGcgtgagagaagaggagacaAAGAGCGGAGTGAACCCAGTTAGCAGGTCATCAGTTCCTCCAACTGCCAAGCCCTGTAGCCGAGGACTAAAAAAGCGCCATTTGGTGGCCCCGCTCCGTCTTCGGCTCAGGTGTGAGACGACTGCGAAATAGTTGGGGTTTGGTAATTAAACGGGTATTCAGGGAGACCAGAGTTTCTATTCTCATGGTTGACATGGACACGATACAAAGCAGAGAGTAAGATGACTATCTAAGGCATCTGTCATTGAGACAACATCGAATCAGCGCCCCAATTATGTGTCAAACTTGCACCCTGCAGCTTGGTGTAGAGAATTTATGTATTGTCCCCGCGTTTGATTAGTGAACGTGCTCAACCTCGGTATTCCCGGCTTCTTCCGCCTTGTCATTGGTCACCGTAATTAGGCTGGTCGTCTTGAACTTCCTTGCAGGGATGTTCCGGCTCCAGAGCTCATCGATTTCAATGTAGGTTCggttcttggtctcgggaaccatgaagaagatgaagacgcaACACGCTGCAAGCGTTCCACCAAAGATGAAGGCAATCTTACCTCCGAGATTGCCCTCGTCCGGGTTGATGGCGTAAGGTAGACTGAAGGACCAGATGCAACCGCTCAAGCCATTCATCATGGTGGCGATGGCTTGCGTGGGAGCACGGAGCCTGGTTGTGGCCGCCTCAGCCGTGATGGGCCAAGCAACGGCACCGAGAGTTGCCTGGTAGCCTGCAACACACGGTTCAGTCAGCATCCCCAACCTGTCGCCTCTCGGGTCAGACTTACAGAACGACCAGACGGCCATGAATACCACCTGGGCCCAGATTGCACCCGAGGCCTTGATCAGAGACAGGATTGCGATAAGGAACAGCGTCACCGTCAGGATGATGGAGCCGTAGAGTGCTGTTCCTCGACGTCCGAAATAGTCGACAAAGAACCAACCAACAATATTGCCGACAACCATCACGCCAGCGAGGCCAACCGTGGTATCGAAAGACACATCCGCAGCCATACCTGCCAACTGAAAGTAATCTTTGGGATGGTGGATCAGCATAACTTGTTCGTTCTGCGCAGAGGGATCGACTTACAGCTCATGTAACCAACAACCCACGCAGGGCCTGAGGCATTCTGGATGAAGAACATGCCAGCCGCTACTAGAGTTCGCTTCCAGTTGTCTCTGTTGAAGCATTCGGCAAAAGAGCCCTGGGCTTCGTTGTCCTGGTTCAGTCGTCCTAGGGAGTCGTGGATCTCGGCCAAGTGCCCATCCAAGTCGTACGAGGAGTCGTGCAGCTTGGCCAGATTATGTCGCGCCTTGTCCTCGCGTCCATGGGCAACCAGCCAGTATGGGGACTCGGGAAAGAAGGGCAGGAAAATGAGGGCGACGCCTGCAAAGCCCCATTGCGTCGCGAACATGACCTTGTAAGTTCGGTCGTCGGTGTAGGTGCTGGTCGATTCGCGCATAACGGCATAGCCGAGCAACTGTCCGAGGACGATGGAGAAGTTCATTCCGGCAGAGACGGAACCGCGAATGACGAGAGGAGCCATTTCGGAGGCATAAGGAGGCGCAGCGGTTGTGAAGGCACCCATCGGCTGGAGGATTCCACTAGTTAGCGAGAACACATCCGAAACGATGGAAATTGAGTGTAGCACATACGATACCAGTCAGAATTTTCCCACCAAAGAACATGGCAAGGTCCTTGGCAAAGTACTGTAGAAATGCACCGGCAATAGACAAGAGAAATGCTACCAGGATCACAGGTTGACGACCATAGCGATTGATGGCGAGACCCGAGGCAAAGGCGCCAAAGATCAAGCCTAGAGTTAGAAGGATCAGCCTCTGAAGACCAGAGATGGGAATAGACCAGGCAAAATATTGTAGAGCGTACCGAATGATGTAGCTGCTTGGAATCCAAGTTGCCAGTTGGCATCAATGACCCAATCTCCGTTGTATGGCGTTCCGTAATCCCTCCGAAACTGGGCAATAGAGATGACAATGGCACCGGCCAAGCCGTCATAGCCCCATGTGATGCAAAGGAAGAACATGTACATGCCTGTTCATGTCAATGTTAGACACTGGCGACATCCACATGCCACAGCAACGGTACGCCGACTTACACCAAACCAACGACCATTTGTTCTCtttgatggcctggatctTTGTCAAGCTGTGCTGGCGGTGCTCAAAACGAGCGGCCGGTGATGATGTCTCAAGGACAGCGGGAAGGTCGTCTTCTGTCGCATTTTGAACATGCGCAGGGTATGCTTCCTTGTCGTCCGACATGTTGGAGGATGCAAGTTGGATATTAATAGCTGAACTGTTGGATGCCAGTTGGTCTAAATGGAAAAGATCGGCTGTTGATATTCATCGAGTCTGAAGACGACCagatttatatattttaaacACCGGCCTTCAGAACCAACTCCGGATTGCGGTCCGCCACATGGTTTTCTTCCCCACGGGGTCACTAATCATCTTCTGGTATCCCTGCAAACCTTGATCAATGGCACAATGCAAGTGCCAAGGGTGCTCTCATGGATGAGAGGCCTGCACTTGACGCTAGCGGAGAAACCTCAGGAGAATCCTAATGCTCACGTGGCTGGTGGGGAGGAGCTGAATATGGAGTCCGGGGGCTAGCGTCGGGGTCGGGTCCTGAAGTAGAGGCCAGGGTAACTCCGAGGATTCTCCCATCATGGACGAGCATGTTGGAACATGGCAAGATATAGAAGACAAGACAATTCTCGCATCAATTCTTCTTGTTCCAATGAGTAGATCTGACGCTGGTCAACAATTCCCTTTCTACTGTCTCTGCTGGGCGAGTTTGCACCTGTTATCATTATCCATCTTCCTGCACCGACATCATGACACAAGCACCTACGGATgctgagcttcttgagctcttgTCACAACTGACAACGAGTGAGAAGATATCATTGCTTGCAGGAAAGAACTCTTGGGAGACTCAAAATATTGACCGTCTCAACATCCCCTCTCTCAAGGTACATGTGGTCCAACCCTTGCCTTCCCCACCTAGGTTGGCTGACGCTCTCTTTAGGTCAGCGATGGCCCCAACGGAGCCAGAGGCGCCGATTTTCTCGACGGCAGGACTGCGGCATGTTTCCCAGCCTGCGTGTCGCTGGCGGCTACCTTTAACCGCAAGCTTGCGTGGCGAGTTGGCGTTGCCCTGGCCCAAGAGACCCAGACCAAGGGAGCCTATGTCCTTCTGGGTCCCACTGTGTGCCCACACCGCTCGCCGCTTGGCGGACGCAATTTCGAGTCTTTTTCCGAAGACCCTCTCCTCGCTGGCGAGCTCGCTTCTGAGTACGTTCTGGGCTTACAGAGCGAGAGGGTGGGGGCGACAGTGAAGCATTATGCCATCAATGAACAAGACACCCGTCGTTTCACTGTCAACGAGACAGTCTCTGACCGGGCCATGAGGTATGTGATCTCTTTAAATGCTATCACGAAGTGGACTGACCACAGAATACAAGAGAAATTTACTTGCGCCCGTTtgagatcatcatcaaaaAGTCTGACCCCTGGTGCATAATGACAAGCTACCCCAAAGTAAATGGCCACTACGTCGATGATCAAACCACGCTTCTCAAAGACATACTTCGAGATGAATGGGGCTACAAGGGGTTAACCATGACTGACTGGGGCGCTGCTTCGGCTGCTGTTGACGCCGGTATTCACAATGGGTGAGCACTAGACCTGGTATTTCTGGATTTCTTGATCACTAACATTGTACCGTAGGCTTGATCTCGAGATGCCTGGTCCTCCTCACCGGAGAAAGGGAGATGTCGTGCAGAAGCTGGTCGACGATGGAAAGGTTCATCTCAAGGATATTGACGAGCACGTTCTGAATATCCTTAAGCTTCTCCGCCAGACGGGAAAATTCACTGACAGGCGGGAGCCGGTCCCTGAGTATTCTGTCAGCCGACCCGAGCATGAGAGACTCATTCGTGAAGCCGGTGCCGAGGGCATGGTTGTTCTTAAGAATGCTGGTAAAGCACTACCCCTTAAGCCGTCTTCCCTCAAAAACATTGCGGTGCTTGGTCCACTAGCGAAGCAGATGGCTGCCCATGGGGGCGGGAGCGCATCCCTCAATTGCCACTACAAGGTCAGCccctttgatgccatcacATCAAGGCTTGGTGATAGCAAAGTCTCATACTCCAAAGGTACGCAAGATGACTGCTGTTGTTGGTATGGCCGCTAATCACCCCTGCATAGGCGCACATGTCTTTCGCACGTACCCCGATTTCACTCTTGGTGCTGTCAACCGCAACGGCAACCCCGGCTTCATCTGCGACTTCTTCAAAACTCTCGACATGTCTGACGAGGCCTTCCACACCAGTGAATATCCGCGGGGTAGCTTCATGTCTATCATGAACGCAGAGATCGACGATGCCAAGGCTGTACGTATGACCACCACGTACATCCCGAGTGTCAGCGGAAAGCATTACCTGAGCTTTTCTGGCATCGGGCCTACCAAGCTATTCATCAACCAAGTCTTTCTTGGtgagatcaaggagacaGAAGAGGCAATGATGTTCTTCCTGGGTGcgcaagaagagaagcatgTCCAGTACGACTTCATCGCAGGCCAAAAGTATTACATTTTGGTTGAGTCAACCATCTCTCCGGTACCGAACGCCGAGCTATTTCTTGCAGAGGACAAGGTTGCAGTTCATCTCGGATTCATTGAGCAGGCAGAGATGGAGACTGATCTCCAATCGGAAGCCGTGGAGCTGGCGAAGCAGGCCGATGTAGCACTCGTCTTTGTCGGAAACACACCGCAGTGGGAGACCGAAGGCCAAGACATGGCTACCATGTCACTTCCCGCCGACGGGTCCCAGGATAAGCTCATCGCCGAAGTTGCCAAGGTTAATCCCAACACTATCGTCGTAATTGGAACTGGTGTGCCGATTCAGCTGCCCTGGCTTGACGAGGTCGCTGCCGTCGTTCAAACCTGGTATGGCGGTCAGGAAACTGGCAATGCCGTACTcgatgttcttcttggcgaggtgaACCCAAGCGGAAGACTGCCTGCTTCCTGGCCTAAGAAGATCGAGCACACGGCTTGCTACGGGAACTTTGGCCTTGACAGTTGGGAATCTCGAGAGGTAGAATACGTCGAGGGTGTGAATGTTGGTTACAGGCACTTTGACTCTCAGTATGGCACTGAGAAGGAGGTGCTTTTCCCCTTCGGTTTTGGCC includes:
- a CDS encoding Zn(2)-C6 fungal-type domain-containing protein — translated: MPRKEAIERRAAGKTRKIARRACDVCRSRRIQCLFPANSSAACLRCLRHDVPCTFLTSRKPRGPPSRHIAEAKQRAALSLSPLSHPDQQPLPLPLPLPIGPIGIAHFLPEPVFLTVIDDFLSRVYPLVPFIHLPRFKAQLASRDLETDPAFFRLCVALCAITVASLPRNLSSYGIVGYHNAAQVVERASHLITCSYMATLPSWQDKPSFERLRVTILTAVAFLYAGRNHAGYVWLNEAVPCCRDLELYKRDAYRGLDIVDIELRKRVFWLLFIAQVHSRVNDLIPPYGLHFCPRQTDWEFLLPKELSDEQLCGESAHSAGGTPLISGYVALVKLYLSVLDHLDEFFPSTSAPHILSHGGVAARVLPRVESYSNQIEILSAFPMLDSLLQVIQRLNTVVDQLPEPLSLPLGGGEARHSDDHPTAVFQQNHPFHSMSANLYMTAIYLQSVMLEVCLDRWQNRSRELAREGEGYYVPIDEAVSAHLWSIKASIGEMLVGVLTCLSGADLESNGQSMIVKLRQVASTFLYPDGNPKDPNFNFINSFVGRQCLDKALSVLIEIDYLVVKN
- a CDS encoding MFS domain-containing protein, yielding MSDDKEAYPAHVQNATEDDLPAVLETSSPAARFEHRQHSLTKIQAIKENKWSLVWCMYMFFLCITWGYDGLAGAIVISIAQFRRDYGTPYNGDWVIDANWQLGFQAATSFGLIFGAFASGLAINRYGRQPVILVAFLLSIAGAFLQYFAKDLAMFFGGKILTGIPMGAFTTAAPPYASEMAPLVIRGSVSAGMNFSIVLGQLLGYAVMRESTSTYTDDRTYKVMFATQWGFAGVALIFLPFFPESPYWLVAHGREDKARHNLAKLHDSSYDLDGHLAEIHDSLGRLNQDNEAQGSFAECFNRDNWKRTLVAAGMFFIQNASGPAWVVGYMSYYFQLAGMAADVSFDTTVGLAGVMVVGNIVGWFFVDYFGRRGTALYGSIILTVTLFLIAILSLIKASGAIWAQVVFMAVWSFCYQATLGAVAWPITAEAATTRLRAPTQAIATMMNGLSGCIWSFSLPYAINPDEGNLGGKIAFIFGGTLAACCVFIFFMVPETKNRTYIEIDELWSRNIPARKFKTTSLITVTNDKAEEAGNTEVEHVH
- a CDS encoding Beta-glucosidase, giving the protein MTQAPTDAELLELLSQLTTSEKISLLAGKNSWETQNIDRLNIPSLKVSDGPNGARGADFLDGRTAACFPACVSLAATFNRKLAWRVGVALAQETQTKGAYVLLGPTVCPHRSPLGGRNFESFSEDPLLAGELASEYVLGLQSERVGATVKHYAINEQDTRRFTVNETVSDRAMREIYLRPFEIIIKKSDPWCIMTSYPKVNGHYVDDQTTLLKDILRDEWGYKGLTMTDWGAASAAVDAGIHNGLDLEMPGPPHRRKGDVVQKLVDDGKVHLKDIDEHVLNILKLLRQTGKFTDRREPVPEYSVSRPEHERLIREAGAEGMVVLKNAGKALPLKPSSLKNIAVLGPLAKQMAAHGGGSASLNCHYKVSPFDAITSRLGDSKVSYSKGAHVFRTYPDFTLGAVNRNGNPGFICDFFKTLDMSDEAFHTSEYPRGSFMSIMNAEIDDAKAVRMTTTYIPSVSGKHYLSFSGIGPTKLFINQVFLGEIKETEEAMMFFLGAQEEKHVQYDFIAGQKYYILVESTISPVPNAELFLAEDKVAVHLGFIEQAEMETDLQSEAVELAKQADVALVFVGNTPQWETEGQDMATMSLPADGSQDKLIAEVAKVNPNTIVVIGTGVPIQLPWLDEVAAVVQTWYGGQETGNAVLDVLLGEVNPSGRLPASWPKKIEHTACYGNFGLDSWESREVEYVEGVNVGYRHFDSQYGTEKEVLFPFGFGLSYSTFEVSGTALSGTLSEADANSEVTITASVHNTGDRAGSEVVQVYLAPPQGGEDKGRPPKALVAFDKIHLGPGEKRELQLSFKRDGAAFWSEEDKLWKVEGGDHDLYVSTSSSPRDVKSTHTLNVPQTFSFGA